The following nucleotide sequence is from Acidiferrobacteraceae bacterium.
CAACTGGGAGTCACCGACCCTGGGCGCCTGGGGTCTGGGCTGGGAGGTTTGGCTGGACGGCATGGAGGTGACGCAGTTCACCTATTTCCAGCAGGTAGGTGGTCTGGACTGCCGTCCTGTGACCGGCGAAATCACCTACGGCCTGGAACGAATTGCCATGTATTTGCAGGGAGTCGATAGCTTGTTTGACATTGTCTGGACTGACGGTGTGCGCTACGGCGATGTATATCGTCAGAACGAGGTGGAATTTTCGGCGTACAACTTTGAACAGGCCGACACCGATGTGCTGTTTCGCCATTTCGGAGAGTACGAGGCTGAAAGCCAACGGCTGATGGAAGCGGGTCTGCCCCTGCCGGCCTACGATCAGGTGCTGAAGGCATCCCACAGCTTCAATCTGCTCGATGCGCGGCATGCGATCAGCGTGACCGAGCGTGCGCGATACATTGGTCGCATTCGCACCCTGGCCCGTGCCGTGGCCGAGGCCTACTATGCATCCCGCGAGAGCCTGGGTTTCCCGCGTCTGAACCAGGGGGCGCGCCGTGGCTAGCAAAAGGAAAGGGTCGAAGAAGGTGGCGCGCAAAGGCACCAGCGCGAAGAAGACTGCGCGCAAGAAGAAGAGTACTGGCAAGAAGACAAGCCGCAGAAAGACTGCGGAGACCTCGCCTGACCTGCTGGTGGAGATCGGGACCGAGGAACTGCCTCCCAAGGCACTGCTGGCTCTGAGTCAGGCCCTGGGCAGCGAGTTGCACAATGCCCTGGCGCAGGCCCAGCTGCTGGAAGACGATCAGGCCGACTACCGCAATTTCGCCTCGCCGCGCAGGCTTGCGGTGCGCATCCCCGGTGTACGGCGCAGGCAGCCCGACCAGGACCTGGAACGGCGCGGACCCGCGATTCAGGCGGCCTTTGATGAAACCGGGGCGCCGACACGGGCCGCGCAGGGTTTTGCCACTTCCTGTGGCGTGTCGGTGGACAAGTTGCAACGCGTAAAGACCGACAAGGGCGAATGGCTGGTGCACCGCCATCGCGAGCCCGGCCGTGCCGCGGCGACTCTGATCCCGGATCTTCTGCGGCAGGCCCTGGGTCGATTGCCAATTCCAAGGCATATGCATTGGGGTGACCTGGACGCGGAATTCGTACGCCCCGTCCATTGGCTGGTATTGCTTCATGGCGATCGCGTGATCCCCGCTGAATTGTTGTCGGTTCATTCCGGGCGTGAGAGTCGCGGGCACCGATTCCATCATCCCAGGGGTCTGCGCCTGAAGAATGCCCGTGAATATGAGGGCGTGCTGAAGAAGTCCGGATTCGTGATGGCCGATTTCAACGAACGGCGAGATCGCATCCGCGCCGGCGTGATGAGACTGGCGGCGAAGGAAGGCGGGCGCGCACACATCGAGGAGGATCTGCTGGACGAGGTCGCCAGTCTGGTGGAATGGCCAGAGCCGATCCTGGGGCGATTCGACGCCGAATACCTTGACGTTCCACACGAGGCCCTGGTCAGCACCATGCAGGCCAACCAGAAATATTTCCCGGTCGTGGACAGCAAGAACCGGCTACTGCCCTGCTTCCTGACAGTCAGCAATATTCGCAGCCGTCGCAAGGCCGTGGTCCGCCAGGGCAATGAGCGTGTGCTGCGCGCGCGCTTCGCCGATGCCCAGTTCTTCTGGAATACGGACCGCAAACAGAAACTCGAAAGCCGGGTGGTGGCACTCAAGGACGTGGTCTTCCACGTACGGCTTGGCTCGGTCTACGACAAGAGCGAGCGCATCACCCGTCTCGCCAGCATTATCGCCGAGCAACTGGGCGGTGACCGCGCCGAGGCCGAACGCGCTGCCGTTCTTTCCAAGGCCGATCTGCTTAGCGGCATGGTGGGCGAATTTCCGGAACTGCAGGGCATCATGGGTCGCTATTACGCCCTGCACGACGGCGAACCCAGGGCCGTGGCCGAGGCCATCGAGGAACACTACTGGCCGCGGTTTGCCGGTGACCTGGTAGCTCCGAGCACGGCCGGGCGCGCGTTGGCGATTGCCGACCGTCTGGATACCCTGACGGGCATCTTCGCGGTTGGCGAAATCCCTACCGGCGAAAAGGATCCCTTCGCCTTGCGACGCGCAGCGCTGGGTGCCTTGCGTACGATGATCGAGGGCCGGCTGGATCTGGATCTACGCGCCTTGCTGGACGAGGCATTGCGGGCCCATCAGGGGCTACCCAAATCCGCGGAAGCCGCGGAACAGGTGTACGAGTTCATGATGGAGCGGCTGCGAGCCTACTACGCCGACGCCGGCGTACGGCACGATGTTTTCGAGTCCGTGCGCGTCTGCAATCCCTCGAAGCCTTTCGATTTTGGTCTGCGCGTGACCGCGGTCATGGCATTCCTGAAGATGAAGGAAGCCGCCAGCCTGACCGCCGCCAACAAGCGCATACGCAATATCCTCAAGCAGGGAGAGCAGCTGGAATGGGATCACGTATCCGAGGTGTTACTGCAGGAACCCGCGGAGAAGGTCCTGGCGGCAAAGGTCAAGGCGCTGCGGGAGGAATTGGCGCCGCTGTTCGACGGCGGCGACTACACCACGGCCATGAAAAAGCTGGCGGCCCTGCGCCCCCAGGTGGATGACTTCTTCGACAGCGTCATGGTCATGGTTGAAGAGGAGGCCGTGCGCGACAATCGGCTTGCACTTCTGTCTGGACTGGGTGAGCTCTTCCTGCGTGTTGCCGATCTGTCAAAACTGCAGGACTGACTTCAGGGTTTGCGCCATGAGTGACGAGATTCAACGCGATTCCTACGAAGCAATGTTGGCGGCGGTGCAGGCCTTTCACGACAAGCATCGTTTCCGCGAGACCGGGGGCGAGGACCTGACCTATCGTATCGCGCTGATGACCGAGGAACTCGGGGAGATTGCCGAGGCCGTGACCAAGGGCAAGCCCACGGAAGACCTGGCGGAAGAAACCGCGGATCTCCTGATCCTGCTCATCGGCACCGCCATCTCTGCCGAATTCGATCTGCGTCAGGCCTTTTGGGACAAGATGGACAAGATCCAGGGACGTGAAAGCCGGATGATCAACGGGCGCATTCGCGTCTCGGAGTTTCGCCAGGACTAGGCGGTTTTGCCCGCCCGCGCGGGTCGGCGGCGACGGTCGTTCCTGTGGTATATTTTCCCTCTGGCAGCGCCTTTTTCACCATGAACCTGATCATTCTCGATCGCGACGGCACCATCAATGAGGACTCCGACGACTATATCAAGTCACCGGATGAATGGATTCCTGTGCCCGGCAGTATCGAGGCCATCGGCCGCCTGAGCCGGGCCGATTACCAGGTGGTGGTGGCCACCAACCAGTCGGGAATCGCCCGCGGTTTCTACGACATGGACACGCTTAACCGTATCCATGCGCGCATGATTGAAAAGGTGGCTGAGCAGGGCGGCCAGATTGATGGGATATTCATCTGTCCGCACGGTCCGGACGACCATTGCGAGTGTCGCAAGCCCAGGCCCGGCCTGTATATCGAAATCGCGAAACGCCTCAACACCAATCTCAACGGCGTCTACGCGGTGGGTGATTCGGCGCGGGATGTAATAGCGGCGCGCGAGGCCGGTGCGACACCGGTGCTGGTGCGCACGGGGAAAGGTGAACGCACCCTGAGCGAGCCCGGTCCCGAACTCGAGGGCGTGCCGATATTCGATGACCTCGCGACTTTCACCGATCAGCTCGTGACCGGACGCCTGAAAGCCTGACCCATGCAGCTTCTACGGTCGCTCCTGTTTCACGTCATCATGGCGCTTTCCATCGTCGTCTATGCACCCGTGGTCATAGCCATATTCTGGCTGCCATACCGCGTCTACCGCGTCGCGACCCAGTGGGGCCGGTTCATGATCGGTCTGGCGCGGATTCTTTGCGGTATTCGCTATCGGGTGGAGGGCCTGGAAAACCTGCCTTCGGGATCCATGATTCTCATGTGCAAGCACCAGTCGACCTGGGAGACCTTCGCGCTTCCCGCGCTGTTGCCGGTTCCGCAAGTCTGGGTGCTGAAGCGGGAACTGACATGGATCCCCCTGTTCGGTTGGGG
It contains:
- a CDS encoding nucleoside triphosphate pyrophosphohydrolase family protein; the encoded protein is MSDEIQRDSYEAMLAAVQAFHDKHRFRETGGEDLTYRIALMTEELGEIAEAVTKGKPTEDLAEETADLLILLIGTAISAEFDLRQAFWDKMDKIQGRESRMINGRIRVSEFRQD
- the glyS gene encoding glycine--tRNA ligase subunit beta; translation: MASKRKGSKKVARKGTSAKKTARKKKSTGKKTSRRKTAETSPDLLVEIGTEELPPKALLALSQALGSELHNALAQAQLLEDDQADYRNFASPRRLAVRIPGVRRRQPDQDLERRGPAIQAAFDETGAPTRAAQGFATSCGVSVDKLQRVKTDKGEWLVHRHREPGRAAATLIPDLLRQALGRLPIPRHMHWGDLDAEFVRPVHWLVLLHGDRVIPAELLSVHSGRESRGHRFHHPRGLRLKNAREYEGVLKKSGFVMADFNERRDRIRAGVMRLAAKEGGRAHIEEDLLDEVASLVEWPEPILGRFDAEYLDVPHEALVSTMQANQKYFPVVDSKNRLLPCFLTVSNIRSRRKAVVRQGNERVLRARFADAQFFWNTDRKQKLESRVVALKDVVFHVRLGSVYDKSERITRLASIIAEQLGGDRAEAERAAVLSKADLLSGMVGEFPELQGIMGRYYALHDGEPRAVAEAIEEHYWPRFAGDLVAPSTAGRALAIADRLDTLTGIFAVGEIPTGEKDPFALRRAALGALRTMIEGRLDLDLRALLDEALRAHQGLPKSAEAAEQVYEFMMERLRAYYADAGVRHDVFESVRVCNPSKPFDFGLRVTAVMAFLKMKEAASLTAANKRIRNILKQGEQLEWDHVSEVLLQEPAEKVLAAKVKALREELAPLFDGGDYTTAMKKLAALRPQVDDFFDSVMVMVEEEAVRDNRLALLSGLGELFLRVADLSKLQD
- a CDS encoding glycine--tRNA ligase subunit alpha — translated: NWESPTLGAWGLGWEVWLDGMEVTQFTYFQQVGGLDCRPVTGEITYGLERIAMYLQGVDSLFDIVWTDGVRYGDVYRQNEVEFSAYNFEQADTDVLFRHFGEYEAESQRLMEAGLPLPAYDQVLKASHSFNLLDARHAISVTERARYIGRIRTLARAVAEAYYASRESLGFPRLNQGARRG
- the gmhB gene encoding D-glycero-beta-D-manno-heptose 1,7-bisphosphate 7-phosphatase; this encodes MNLIILDRDGTINEDSDDYIKSPDEWIPVPGSIEAIGRLSRADYQVVVATNQSGIARGFYDMDTLNRIHARMIEKVAEQGGQIDGIFICPHGPDDHCECRKPRPGLYIEIAKRLNTNLNGVYAVGDSARDVIAAREAGATPVLVRTGKGERTLSEPGPELEGVPIFDDLATFTDQLVTGRLKA